In a genomic window of Bradyrhizobium sp. LLZ17:
- the typA gene encoding translational GTPase TypA, whose amino-acid sequence MNLRNVAIIAHVDHGKTTLVDKLLQQSGTFRENQKVTDRAMDSNDLERERGITILAKAASVQWKDTRVNIVDTPGHADFGGEVERILNMVDGALVLVDAAEGPLPQTKFVVSKALKVGLKPIVVINKVDRPDARPTEVINEVFDLFAALDASEEQLDFPILYGSAKQGWMAETPEGPKDKGMEPLFDLILRHVAPPTVEEGPFRMIGTILEANPYLGRIITGRISSGVVKPNQAVKVLNADGKLVETGRITKILAFRGLERTPLEEAEAGDIVAIAGLTKGTVADTFCDPTVEVPLPAQPIDPPTVSMSFIVNNSPLAGTEGDKVTSRMIRDRLLREAEGNVALRVVEASDKDAMEVSGRGELQLAILIETMRREGFELSVSRPRVVLQKDEATGATMEPIEEVVIDVDEEHSGVVVQKMSERKSELIEMKPSGGNRLRLVFYAPTRGLIGYQGELLTDTRGTAIMNRLFHGYAPYKGEIQGRRNGVLISNDQGEAVAYAMFKLEDRGPMMIEPGWKVYKGMIVGEHTRDNDLEINVLKGKQLTNIRTTSKDEAVRLTPPIRMTLEKALAYIEDDELVEVTPKSIRLRKKHLDPNERKRAEKSKEAVA is encoded by the coding sequence ATGAACCTTCGTAACGTCGCCATCATCGCCCACGTCGACCACGGCAAGACGACCCTGGTCGACAAGCTCCTCCAGCAATCCGGCACGTTCCGCGAGAACCAGAAGGTGACGGATCGCGCCATGGACTCCAACGATTTGGAGCGTGAGCGCGGCATCACCATTCTGGCCAAGGCGGCCTCGGTGCAGTGGAAGGACACCCGCGTCAATATCGTCGATACCCCCGGCCACGCCGATTTCGGCGGCGAGGTCGAGCGCATCCTCAACATGGTGGACGGCGCGCTTGTGCTGGTGGACGCGGCCGAAGGCCCGCTGCCGCAGACCAAATTCGTGGTTTCCAAGGCGCTCAAGGTCGGCCTCAAGCCGATCGTCGTCATCAACAAGGTCGACCGCCCCGACGCGCGCCCGACCGAAGTCATCAACGAGGTGTTCGACCTGTTCGCGGCGCTCGACGCCAGCGAGGAGCAGCTCGACTTCCCGATCCTGTACGGGTCGGCCAAGCAAGGCTGGATGGCCGAAACCCCCGAGGGTCCCAAGGACAAGGGCATGGAGCCGCTGTTCGACCTGATCCTGCGCCACGTCGCGCCGCCCACGGTCGAAGAGGGTCCGTTCCGGATGATCGGCACCATCCTCGAAGCCAATCCCTATCTCGGCCGCATCATCACCGGCCGCATCTCGTCCGGCGTGGTCAAGCCGAACCAGGCGGTCAAGGTGCTCAATGCCGACGGCAAGCTGGTCGAGACCGGCCGCATCACCAAGATCTTGGCGTTCCGCGGTCTGGAGCGTACGCCGCTCGAGGAAGCCGAAGCCGGCGACATCGTCGCCATCGCGGGCCTGACCAAGGGCACCGTCGCCGACACCTTCTGCGATCCGACCGTCGAGGTGCCGCTGCCGGCACAGCCGATCGACCCGCCGACCGTGTCGATGTCGTTCATCGTCAACAACTCCCCGCTCGCCGGCACCGAAGGCGACAAGGTGACGAGCCGCATGATCCGCGACCGTCTGCTGCGCGAGGCCGAAGGCAACGTCGCGCTGCGCGTGGTCGAAGCGTCCGACAAGGACGCCATGGAAGTCTCGGGCCGCGGCGAATTGCAGCTCGCGATCCTGATCGAGACCATGCGCCGCGAGGGTTTTGAGCTCTCGGTGTCGCGCCCGCGCGTCGTGCTTCAGAAGGACGAGGCCACCGGCGCCACCATGGAGCCGATCGAGGAAGTCGTCATCGACGTCGACGAGGAGCATTCCGGCGTCGTCGTGCAGAAGATGAGCGAGCGCAAGTCCGAGCTGATCGAGATGAAGCCGTCCGGCGGCAACCGCCTGCGGCTGGTGTTCTACGCGCCGACCCGCGGCCTGATCGGCTATCAGGGCGAACTGCTCACCGACACCCGCGGTACCGCGATCATGAACCGCCTGTTCCACGGCTACGCCCCGTACAAGGGCGAGATCCAGGGCCGTCGCAACGGGGTGCTGATCTCCAACGACCAGGGCGAGGCTGTCGCCTATGCCATGTTCAAGCTGGAAGACCGCGGCCCGATGATGATCGAGCCGGGCTGGAAGGTCTACAAGGGCATGATCGTCGGCGAGCACACCCGCGACAACGATCTCGAGATCAACGTGCTCAAGGGCAAGCAGCTCACCAACATCCGCACGACCTCGAAGGACGAAGCGGTGCGCCTGACCCCGCCGATCCGCATGACCCTGGAAAAGGCGCTGGCCTATATCGAGGACGACGAGCTCGTCGAGGTCACGCCGAAGTCGATCCGGCTGCGCAAGAAGCACCTCGACCCGAACGAGCGCAAGCGCGCGGAAAAGTCCAAGGAAGCGGTGGCGTAA
- the ppa gene encoding inorganic diphosphatase, whose product MRIDAVSIGKNTPHEVNVIIEVPVGGEPIKYEMDKEAGTLVVDRFLYTPMRYPGNYGFIPHTLSDDGDPCDVLIVNTRAIIPGAVMSVRPVGVLFMEDEAGGDEKILAVPSSKLTQRYDKVKTYSDLPDITLQQIQHFFEHYKDLEPGKWVKILRWGGPEDAHKLILEGVEREKKKA is encoded by the coding sequence ATGCGTATCGATGCGGTCTCGATCGGAAAAAACACGCCACACGAAGTGAACGTCATCATCGAGGTGCCGGTGGGCGGCGAGCCGATCAAATACGAGATGGACAAGGAGGCCGGCACGCTGGTGGTCGACCGCTTTCTCTACACGCCGATGCGTTACCCCGGTAATTACGGTTTCATCCCGCACACGCTGTCGGATGACGGCGACCCCTGCGACGTCCTGATCGTCAACACCCGCGCCATCATCCCGGGTGCCGTCATGAGCGTGCGTCCGGTCGGCGTGCTGTTCATGGAAGACGAAGCCGGCGGCGACGAGAAGATTCTGGCGGTGCCGTCGTCAAAGCTGACGCAGCGCTACGACAAGGTGAAGACCTATTCCGACCTGCCCGACATCACGCTGCAGCAGATCCAGCATTTCTTCGAGCACTACAAGGATCTCGAACCCGGCAAGTGGGTGAAGATATTGCGCTGGGGCGGCCCGGAAGATGCCCACAAGCTGATCCTCGAAGGCGTCGAGCGCGAGAAAAAGAAGGCATGA
- a CDS encoding alpha/beta hydrolase family protein, whose amino-acid sequence MRLLNILALLPLLSLLAAPPLRAQVTFGPSGEEGEPFRRQQWLVPSPDTDIAAHALLFRPAGTGPFRLAVIAHATTQNVLRRAQMPQPEYRALVAFLVARGFAVLVPERLGHGATGGRYVEDQGGCDEADYARSGRATAAEISFALDYLRKQDFVRRDAAVVLGHSAGGWGALALANADPKAISAIIAFAPGRGGHANDEANRICAPHTLLAAAAEFGKAARVPVTWLVADNDSYFAPAFSRSLADAFRSGGGKVDFRALPAVGSEGHWMIETEAGVKAASLELDRALKPPLAKKP is encoded by the coding sequence ATGCGGCTCCTCAACATCCTCGCCCTCCTGCCTCTGCTATCCCTGTTGGCGGCGCCGCCGCTGCGCGCCCAGGTCACGTTCGGGCCATCGGGAGAGGAAGGCGAGCCGTTCCGGCGACAACAATGGCTTGTACCATCCCCGGATACCGACATTGCCGCGCATGCGCTGCTGTTTCGCCCCGCCGGCACCGGTCCGTTTCGGCTCGCGGTGATCGCGCACGCAACGACACAGAACGTGTTGCGTCGTGCACAAATGCCGCAGCCGGAATACCGCGCGCTCGTCGCGTTTCTCGTCGCGCGCGGTTTCGCCGTGCTGGTGCCCGAGCGGCTCGGCCATGGCGCGACCGGCGGGCGCTATGTGGAGGACCAGGGCGGCTGTGACGAGGCTGATTACGCCCGCTCCGGCCGCGCCACCGCCGCGGAAATTTCGTTCGCGCTGGACTATCTGCGGAAGCAGGATTTTGTCCGCAGAGACGCCGCGGTCGTGCTCGGACACTCCGCAGGCGGCTGGGGTGCGCTGGCACTCGCGAATGCCGATCCGAAGGCGATCTCCGCGATCATTGCCTTCGCACCGGGGCGCGGCGGCCACGCCAACGATGAAGCGAACCGGATCTGTGCGCCGCATACGCTGCTTGCGGCCGCGGCCGAATTCGGCAAAGCCGCGCGCGTTCCCGTCACATGGCTGGTCGCGGACAATGACAGCTATTTTGCGCCGGCGTTCTCGCGAAGTCTGGCGGACGCATTTCGTAGCGGCGGTGGAAAGGTCGATTTCCGCGCGTTGCCCGCGGTGGGCAGCGAGGGCCACTGGATGATCGAGACCGAGGCCGGCGTCAAAGCCGCAAGCCTGGAGCTCGACCGCGCGCTGAAGCCGCCGCTGGCGAAGAAGCCATGA
- a CDS encoding glutamine amidotransferase: MSFRTDRFGGAELVPFPQRRALGASAASPEARLPVLIVLHQESSTPGRVGNALRALGHRLDIRRPRFGDPLPDTLERHAGAVVFGGPMSANDSDDYIRREIDWIDIPLREQRPFLGICLGAQMLAMQLGARVAPHPAALTQIGYYPIRPTAAGRTLCPNWPAQVYHWHREGFGLPVGAELLAEGDDFPVQAFRSGNAFGVQFHPDVTYAMMHCWTTRGYDGFSAPGARQRHHHFADRAVYDVAERAWLDHFVDGWLSRRPVLAQAAE; this comes from the coding sequence ATGTCGTTCCGGACGGACAGGTTTGGTGGCGCAGAATTGGTGCCCTTTCCCCAGCGAAGGGCCCTCGGCGCATCGGCTGCGAGTCCTGAAGCCCGGCTGCCGGTCCTCATCGTCCTGCACCAGGAATCCTCGACGCCCGGCCGCGTCGGCAATGCGTTGCGCGCGCTCGGCCATCGCCTCGACATCCGCAGGCCGCGCTTCGGCGATCCCCTGCCCGACACGCTCGAGCGGCACGCCGGCGCCGTCGTTTTCGGCGGCCCAATGAGCGCCAACGATTCCGACGACTACATCCGCCGCGAGATCGACTGGATCGACATTCCGCTCCGCGAGCAGCGGCCGTTCCTCGGCATCTGCCTTGGCGCGCAAATGCTCGCGATGCAGCTTGGCGCCCGCGTCGCGCCGCATCCGGCCGCGCTGACCCAGATCGGCTACTACCCGATCCGCCCGACCGCGGCGGGCCGTACGCTCTGCCCGAACTGGCCGGCGCAGGTCTATCACTGGCATCGGGAGGGATTTGGGCTGCCGGTCGGCGCGGAGCTGCTTGCGGAAGGCGATGATTTTCCGGTGCAGGCGTTTCGGTCCGGCAATGCCTTTGGCGTCCAGTTTCATCCCGACGTGACCTACGCGATGATGCATTGCTGGACCACGCGCGGCTATGACGGCTTCAGCGCGCCCGGCGCACGGCAGCGGCATCATCATTTCGCGGACCGCGCCGTCTATGACGTAGCAGAACGCGCCTGGCTCGATCATTTCGTCGATGGCTGGCTGTCGCGCCGGCCGGTGCTGGCGCAAGCCGCCGAGTGA
- a CDS encoding DUF2269 family protein — protein MTLYFLVKYLHVLGAIVILGTGSGIAFFMLMAHRSHDAEFIARTASVVVIADAIFTVSAVLVQPITGGLLMMLSATPITERWLLASLALFVIAGLFWVPVVFMQIEMRDLARNAAEQHVALPERYFVLFRRWFAFGFPGFGATMLILWLMIAKPI, from the coding sequence ATGACACTGTATTTCCTGGTCAAATATCTGCATGTGCTCGGTGCCATCGTCATCCTCGGTACCGGAAGCGGCATCGCCTTCTTCATGCTGATGGCGCATCGCAGTCACGATGCGGAGTTCATCGCGCGCACGGCTTCGGTGGTGGTGATCGCCGATGCGATCTTCACGGTATCGGCTGTGCTCGTGCAGCCGATCACGGGCGGTTTGCTGATGATGCTCTCGGCCACGCCGATCACGGAGCGATGGCTGCTGGCCTCGCTCGCGCTCTTTGTGATCGCAGGCCTGTTCTGGGTGCCCGTCGTCTTCATGCAGATCGAGATGCGCGATCTCGCGCGCAACGCGGCCGAGCAGCACGTCGCGCTGCCGGAGCGTTACTTCGTCCTGTTCCGCCGCTGGTTCGCGTTCGGCTTCCCCGGATTCGGCGCGACGATGCTGATCCTCTGGCTGATGATCGCGAAACCGATCTGA
- a CDS encoding flavin monoamine oxidase family protein, protein MSSLPSSVDVAIIGAGAAGLGAAHVLRDSGLSVMVLEARDRLGGRAWTVQASPEVTFDVGCGWLHSADKNSFVAIAKQLDFEINQDLPPWRERAFGNAFPQTERDEFMRAMDAFYARLWQAAQTGKDEPASSSLEPGNRWNAMIDAISTYINGCELKHMSTLDWDAYEDTGLNWRIRRGYGALIAAYGENCPVTLNCNVTLIDHSGKRIRLESSQGTLTADKVIVTVSTNLIADEAIRFSPPLPAKIDAAAGLPLGVDDKVTLALDDAEAFPKEGNLRGATMRTEMGTYHIRPFGQPCIEGFFGGSFARQLEEAGDGAIAAHSIDEIAILLGNDIRGKLKPLYESRWAHDPFARGSYSHALPGHAGDRAVLATAVDGRLFFAGEATSPSFFTTAHGARDSGERAAKEVLAILGRP, encoded by the coding sequence ATGAGCTCCCTACCGTCCTCCGTCGATGTCGCGATCATCGGCGCCGGCGCCGCCGGCCTCGGTGCGGCGCATGTGCTGCGCGACTCCGGCCTGTCCGTGATGGTGCTGGAGGCGCGTGACCGGCTCGGCGGCCGGGCCTGGACCGTGCAGGCCTCGCCGGAGGTCACCTTCGATGTCGGCTGCGGCTGGCTGCACTCGGCGGACAAGAACTCCTTCGTCGCAATCGCCAAACAACTCGATTTCGAGATCAACCAGGACCTGCCGCCCTGGCGCGAGCGCGCCTTCGGCAATGCCTTTCCGCAAACCGAGCGCGACGAATTCATGCGCGCGATGGACGCATTCTATGCGCGTCTCTGGCAGGCCGCGCAGACCGGCAAGGACGAACCCGCGAGCAGCAGCCTGGAGCCCGGCAATCGCTGGAATGCGATGATCGACGCGATCTCGACCTACATCAACGGCTGCGAACTGAAGCATATGTCGACGCTCGACTGGGACGCCTATGAGGACACCGGCCTCAACTGGCGCATCCGCCGCGGCTATGGCGCACTGATTGCGGCCTATGGCGAAAACTGTCCGGTGACGCTCAATTGCAACGTCACGCTGATCGATCATTCCGGCAAGCGCATCCGCCTCGAAAGCTCGCAGGGCACGCTGACCGCCGACAAGGTCATCGTCACCGTGTCGACCAATCTGATCGCCGACGAAGCGATCCGCTTTTCGCCTCCCCTGCCCGCGAAGATCGATGCCGCAGCCGGCCTGCCGCTCGGCGTCGACGACAAGGTGACGTTGGCGCTCGACGACGCCGAAGCCTTCCCGAAGGAAGGCAATCTGCGCGGCGCCACCATGCGCACCGAGATGGGGACCTATCACATCCGCCCGTTTGGGCAGCCCTGCATCGAAGGCTTTTTCGGCGGCAGTTTTGCACGCCAGCTGGAAGAGGCCGGCGACGGCGCCATCGCCGCGCACAGCATCGACGAGATCGCGATCCTTCTCGGCAACGACATCAGGGGAAAGCTGAAGCCGCTGTACGAGTCGCGCTGGGCGCATGATCCGTTTGCGCGAGGCTCCTATTCGCACGCGCTGCCTGGCCATGCGGGGGACCGCGCCGTGCTGGCCACAGCCGTGGATGGCCGCCTGTTCTTTGCGGGAGAGGCGACATCGCCAAGTTTTTTCACGACGGCGCATGGGGCGCGAGATAGCGGCGAGCGGGCGGCGAAGGAAGTGCTCGCGATTCTGGGCAGGCCGTAA
- a CDS encoding enoyl-CoA hydratase: MEYEHILYDVGDKIATITLNRPERMNAWTPVMERDVRHAMEASSKNDDVRVIVLTGAGRAFCAGADMDALKGLDPNDIRRASNLPPFDMNRRPDWQTRYGFYPSIGKPVIAMLNGATAGIGLVHALYCDLRFAADNTVFTTAFARRGLIAEHGISWMLPHIVGHANAMDLLLSARRVGSEEALRIGLVNRLCAPEKLREETYAYARDLADFVSPSAMAVIKRQLYEVPFQTLSEATIEANREMLVALNGSDFREGVASFLEKRPPRFTGR, translated from the coding sequence ATGGAATATGAACACATTCTCTATGACGTCGGCGACAAGATCGCGACCATCACGCTCAATCGTCCCGAACGCATGAATGCGTGGACGCCGGTGATGGAGCGCGACGTACGCCATGCGATGGAAGCGTCAAGCAAGAACGATGATGTCCGCGTCATCGTGCTCACCGGCGCGGGCCGCGCCTTCTGCGCCGGCGCCGACATGGATGCGCTGAAGGGGCTCGATCCAAACGACATCAGGCGCGCCTCGAACCTGCCGCCGTTCGACATGAACAGGCGGCCGGACTGGCAGACGCGCTATGGCTTCTATCCGTCGATCGGAAAGCCGGTCATCGCGATGCTCAACGGCGCGACCGCCGGCATCGGTCTCGTGCATGCGCTCTATTGCGATTTGCGCTTTGCCGCTGATAACACCGTGTTCACGACCGCCTTCGCACGGCGCGGACTTATCGCCGAGCATGGAATCTCCTGGATGCTGCCGCATATCGTCGGCCATGCCAATGCGATGGATTTGCTGCTCTCGGCCCGGCGCGTGGGAAGCGAGGAGGCGTTGCGGATCGGGCTCGTGAACCGGCTCTGTGCGCCGGAGAAACTTCGCGAGGAGACCTATGCCTATGCGCGCGATCTCGCCGATTTCGTCTCGCCGAGCGCGATGGCCGTGATCAAGCGGCAGCTCTATGAGGTGCCGTTCCAGACGCTCAGCGAGGCCACCATCGAGGCCAATCGCGAGATGCTGGTCGCGCTCAACGGCAGTGATTTCCGGGAGGGCGTGGCAAGCTTCTTGGAAAAGCGGCCGCCGAGGTTTACGGGGAGGTAG
- the folD gene encoding bifunctional methylenetetrahydrofolate dehydrogenase/methenyltetrahydrofolate cyclohydrolase FolD encodes MTAKIIDGKVIAAELRARVGDDVARVKRNHNLVPGLAVVLVGSDPASEVYVRSKHTQTQAAGMASFEHKLPADVSQADLLALVAKLNRDPAVHGILVQLPLPKGLDTEAVVNAINPAKDVDGLHPNNAGRLAGGFEALSPCTPLGCIILTKSVHASLEGMNAIVIGRSNLVGRPLVQLLLNENATVTIAHSRSRDLPGLVKQADLVYAAVGRPEMVRGHWLKPGATVIDVGISRIPRDDGKTRLVGDVAFQEALEVAGAITPVPGGVGQMTVACLLVNTLRAACAIAGLPKPAV; translated from the coding sequence ATGACGGCCAAGATCATCGATGGAAAAGTCATCGCCGCTGAGCTTCGCGCCCGCGTCGGCGACGACGTCGCCCGCGTCAAGCGTAACCACAATCTGGTCCCGGGGCTCGCCGTGGTCCTGGTCGGCAGCGATCCCGCCTCTGAGGTCTATGTCCGCTCCAAGCACACGCAGACCCAAGCCGCCGGCATGGCCTCGTTCGAGCACAAGCTGCCCGCCGACGTCTCGCAGGCAGATCTGCTGGCGCTGGTGGCAAAACTCAACCGCGATCCCGCCGTGCACGGCATCCTGGTGCAGCTGCCCCTGCCCAAGGGCCTCGACACCGAAGCCGTGGTCAATGCCATCAATCCGGCCAAGGATGTCGACGGCCTGCATCCCAATAATGCCGGGCGGCTCGCCGGCGGGTTCGAGGCGCTGTCGCCCTGCACGCCACTCGGCTGCATCATCCTGACCAAGAGCGTGCATGCCTCGCTCGAAGGCATGAACGCGATCGTCATCGGCCGCTCCAATCTGGTCGGCCGCCCGCTGGTCCAGTTGTTGTTGAACGAGAACGCGACGGTGACCATCGCGCATTCGCGCTCACGCGATTTGCCCGGGCTCGTCAAGCAGGCCGATCTCGTTTATGCGGCGGTTGGCAGGCCGGAGATGGTGCGCGGCCACTGGCTCAAGCCGGGCGCGACCGTGATCGACGTCGGCATCAGCCGTATTCCAAGGGATGACGGCAAGACGCGACTCGTCGGCGACGTCGCCTTTCAGGAAGCGCTTGAGGTCGCTGGCGCGATCACGCCGGTGCCGGGCGGGGTCGGCCAGATGACGGTCGCCTGCCTGCTCGTGAACACGCTGCGCGCGGCCTGCGCGATCGCAGGCCTGCCGAAGCCGGCGGTGTAG
- a CDS encoding SDR family oxidoreductase, with amino-acid sequence MNQRTILVLGASGLIGRFITDDLRTRGFRVVGLARRLSPAQKMTALDLELPILSLDAATLTRLLREHAVDIVVNCLGVLQDGPGSDTNAVHRDFVARLLKALSDSGRAIRLVHISIPGTAQDDRTAFATTKREAERLIAASRIPHAILRPGFVIAPSAYGGSAMLRAIAAFPLDLPTAEMATPFQPVAVEDIAATIAWLVARDIDDLSVKAVSWDLMQSEPMTMAGVVKQFRCAFGTAGWPRVAMPSFMLDLGAKIGDVASSLGWMPPMRSTAIAELRRGVTGDPSTWIAATGIAPKTLAEAVGRHPASIQDKWFARLFLIKALIIASLVAFWLVSGFIALVVSYRAAAGILSAHGFPPALVDPITIGTSLMDMGIGVLIAFRRTAAIGLVAGIVASLAYMAGAAILAPDLWIEPLGALVKTGPAIVLMLVALLMLDNR; translated from the coding sequence ATGAACCAGCGCACCATTCTCGTGCTCGGCGCCTCCGGCCTGATCGGTCGCTTCATCACGGACGATTTGCGCACGCGGGGCTTTCGTGTGGTCGGTCTCGCACGCCGCTTGTCGCCGGCGCAGAAGATGACCGCGCTTGATCTCGAGCTGCCGATTCTCTCGCTCGATGCGGCCACGCTGACCCGCCTGTTGCGGGAGCACGCAGTGGATATCGTCGTGAACTGCCTCGGCGTGCTTCAGGATGGGCCGGGCAGCGACACCAACGCCGTGCATCGCGATTTCGTCGCACGCCTGCTCAAGGCATTGAGCGATAGCGGACGGGCAATCCGGCTGGTGCACATCTCGATTCCCGGAACCGCACAGGACGATCGCACCGCATTCGCGACGACCAAGCGCGAGGCCGAGCGGCTGATCGCCGCCTCCCGCATTCCCCACGCCATCCTGCGCCCCGGCTTCGTGATCGCGCCATCGGCCTATGGCGGCAGCGCCATGCTGCGCGCGATCGCCGCTTTTCCGCTCGACCTGCCGACTGCCGAAATGGCGACGCCGTTCCAGCCTGTTGCGGTCGAGGACATCGCTGCCACCATTGCCTGGCTCGTCGCGCGCGACATCGACGATCTATCCGTGAAAGCCGTGAGCTGGGACCTGATGCAGTCCGAACCAATGACGATGGCCGGCGTCGTCAAGCAGTTCCGGTGTGCGTTCGGCACCGCCGGCTGGCCGCGCGTCGCGATGCCATCCTTCATGCTCGATCTCGGCGCGAAAATCGGCGACGTCGCCAGCTCTCTCGGCTGGATGCCGCCAATGCGCTCCACCGCGATCGCCGAGCTGCGCCGCGGCGTGACGGGCGATCCCTCGACGTGGATCGCAGCCACCGGCATTGCCCCAAAGACGCTGGCTGAAGCAGTTGGGCGTCATCCCGCTTCCATCCAGGACAAATGGTTCGCACGGCTGTTCCTGATCAAGGCATTGATCATCGCGAGCCTGGTGGCGTTCTGGCTCGTTTCAGGCTTTATCGCGCTGGTCGTCTCCTATCGCGCCGCCGCCGGCATTTTGAGCGCGCACGGCTTTCCGCCGGCACTGGTCGATCCCATCACCATTGGCACCAGCCTGATGGACATGGGCATTGGCGTCCTGATCGCTTTTCGTCGTACGGCAGCCATCGGCCTGGTCGCGGGCATCGTCGCATCGCTCGCCTATATGGCCGGCGCGGCGATCCTGGCCCCCGACCTCTGGATCGAGCCGCTCGGCGCGCTGGTGAAGACAGGGCCGGCGATCGTGCTGATGCTCGTGGCATTGCTCATGCTGGATAACCGCTGA
- a CDS encoding GNAT family N-acetyltransferase, whose product MSTTLIEVRPAKAADATAVASTHDEAWRSAYQGIIPGAELEKLINRRGPQWWDSAIRKGSRVSVLVFGDKIAGYANYGRNRARSLHFDGEIYELYLRPEFQGLGFGRRLFTAARRDLMQSNLKSMVVWALSDNDPATEFYRALGGRMVARSSERFGPKSLDKVAFAWTN is encoded by the coding sequence ATGAGCACAACCCTGATCGAGGTCCGGCCGGCCAAAGCTGCAGATGCAACTGCAGTGGCGTCCACCCATGACGAAGCATGGCGCTCGGCCTATCAGGGCATCATTCCCGGCGCCGAGCTGGAGAAGCTGATCAACCGCCGCGGTCCGCAGTGGTGGGACAGCGCGATCCGCAAGGGCAGCCGCGTCAGCGTGCTGGTGTTCGGCGACAAGATCGCGGGCTACGCCAATTACGGCCGCAACCGCGCCCGCAGCCTGCACTTCGACGGCGAGATCTACGAGCTTTACCTGCGTCCGGAATTCCAGGGCCTCGGCTTCGGCCGTCGCCTGTTTACCGCCGCCCGCCGCGACCTCATGCAGAGCAATCTCAAGAGCATGGTGGTATGGGCGCTCTCGGACAACGACCCGGCGACCGAGTTCTACCGGGCGCTGGGTGGCCGGATGGTGGCGCGCTCCTCGGAGCGATTCGGGCCGAAATCGCTCGACAAGGTTGCCTTCGCCTGGACCAATTGA
- a CDS encoding DUF167 domain-containing protein, which produces MTDPWRTSTTGLSIALRVTPRGGRDGIDGIEQLSDGRSVLKVRVRAIADGGEANRAVLALLAKSLGVPKASVSLLSGATSRLKQIAVEGDPARLSEALRQLAEAKSKA; this is translated from the coding sequence TTGACTGATCCTTGGCGCACCTCCACCACGGGCCTCAGCATTGCGTTGCGGGTGACGCCGCGCGGCGGGCGTGACGGCATCGACGGGATCGAGCAGCTCTCCGACGGCCGCAGCGTCCTGAAGGTGCGCGTGCGCGCGATCGCTGATGGCGGCGAGGCCAATCGCGCGGTGCTGGCGCTGTTGGCGAAATCGCTCGGCGTGCCCAAGGCCAGCGTCAGTCTCCTGTCCGGGGCGACGTCACGGCTGAAGCAGATCGCGGTCGAGGGCGATCCGGCGCGGCTTTCCGAAGCGTTGCGCCAGCTCGCTGAAGCCAAATCGAAGGCATAG
- a CDS encoding YggT family protein — protein sequence MRPIVFILIQIINLYIYLLIASAILSWLIAFNVVNTRNQFVGAIAEFLYRITEPVLGPIRRRLPSMGGLDMSPIVAFFVLWLIQLYLAEYVYPNVP from the coding sequence ATGCGCCCGATCGTCTTCATCCTGATCCAGATCATCAATCTGTACATTTACCTGCTGATCGCATCGGCGATTCTGTCCTGGTTGATCGCGTTCAACGTCGTGAATACCCGCAACCAGTTCGTCGGAGCGATCGCGGAATTTCTCTATCGGATCACCGAACCGGTGCTCGGCCCTATCAGGCGCCGGCTGCCCAGCATGGGCGGCCTCGACATGTCTCCGATCGTCGCGTTTTTCGTGCTTTGGCTGATCCAGCTCTATCTCGCCGAGTACGTTTATCCCAACGTGCCCTAG
- a CDS encoding thiol-disulfide oxidoreductase DCC family protein, protein MPKWPDDDVILFDGVCIFCSRWVRFIAKRDTAKRFRFTPIQSDYGARLARTFGIDPNDPDTNAVVHRGEAFLQSDAALTVLSHLPGWSWTRALLAVPKPLRNAVYGLIARNRYRIFGKYDACFVPDADLRARVIE, encoded by the coding sequence ATGCCCAAATGGCCCGATGACGATGTGATCCTGTTCGACGGCGTCTGTATCTTCTGCTCGCGTTGGGTGCGGTTCATTGCCAAGCGCGACACGGCGAAGCGATTTCGATTCACGCCGATCCAGTCGGACTATGGAGCGCGGTTGGCGCGCACGTTCGGCATCGATCCCAATGATCCCGATACCAATGCAGTGGTTCACCGCGGAGAGGCGTTCTTGCAGTCGGACGCTGCGCTGACGGTGCTGTCGCATCTGCCGGGATGGAGTTGGACACGCGCGCTACTTGCTGTGCCGAAGCCGTTGCGCAACGCGGTGTACGGCCTCATCGCGCGCAACCGCTATCGCATCTTCGGCAAGTACGATGCGTGCTTTGTGCCGGATGCGGATCTGCGGGCGAGGGTGATTGAGTAA